A genomic region of Fluviispira vulneris contains the following coding sequences:
- a CDS encoding SDR family oxidoreductase, whose product MTSKHDLIGKVVLIGGGAKNLGGLISRTFAKDGAKIIVHYNSHISKKDAEATVAEIKKNGGEAFEIQGDFTKANEVTKVFAEGKNKFGRIDIAINTVGKVLKKPIVEVTEEEYESMADINGKAAYFFLKEAGKHLSDNGKICTIVTSLLSAYTPYYSSYAGTKAPVEHFTRAASFEFGQRGISVTAVGPGPMDTPFFYGQETKDAVEYHKSAPALAKFSKTGLTDIEDIVPLIKFLVTDGWWITGQTILANGGYTAR is encoded by the coding sequence ATGACTTCAAAACATGATCTAATAGGAAAAGTTGTTTTAATAGGTGGAGGCGCAAAAAATCTAGGTGGATTAATAAGCAGAACTTTTGCAAAAGACGGGGCAAAAATAATTGTTCACTACAATAGCCATATCTCCAAAAAAGATGCTGAAGCAACTGTCGCAGAAATTAAAAAGAATGGTGGAGAGGCATTTGAAATTCAAGGAGATTTTACAAAGGCAAATGAAGTCACAAAAGTTTTTGCAGAGGGCAAAAATAAATTTGGACGGATAGATATAGCAATAAATACTGTGGGTAAAGTTTTAAAAAAACCTATCGTTGAAGTCACAGAAGAAGAATACGAATCCATGGCCGATATAAACGGAAAAGCCGCTTATTTTTTCTTAAAAGAAGCAGGAAAACATTTAAGTGACAATGGAAAAATCTGTACAATTGTAACATCTCTTCTCTCTGCTTACACGCCTTATTATTCAAGTTATGCTGGGACAAAAGCTCCAGTTGAACATTTTACCCGAGCAGCTTCATTTGAATTTGGACAAAGAGGAATTTCAGTGACTGCTGTGGGTCCAGGACCAATGGACACTCCATTTTTTTATGGACAAGAAACAAAAGATGCTGTTGAGTATCATAAAAGCGCACCTGCGCTTGCGAAATTTAGCAAGACTGGTCTGACAGATATTGAGGACATCGTTCCCTTAATTAAATTTTTAGTGACAGATGGATGGTGGATAACAGGACAAACGATCCTAGCCAATGGTGGGTACACAGCCAGATAA
- a CDS encoding LysR family transcriptional regulator, whose amino-acid sequence MDNFIKNINIFIEVAKYNSFTKAAMNLNMPKSYVSLGIKKLEEQVGARLFFRTTRQIHLTYEGKEYYDRCLSLLFQLNEVENLFKKDKNKIKGHLKISIPSRIARVILIPNLPKFFSNFPEIKLSLCSTDCYVNLIQDGYDCVVRVGDLKDSSYISKSIGELKIINCASVGYINQFGKAESIADLSKHYIINYASSDSQSPSFEYFFNEKTYQVKMKSLLTVNNAESYISAAVSDLGIIQIPEYDVRNLIEKNILYKILENYQAQSMPIAFLYPHRKHIIKPLNVFMEWFKELIHSFCIN is encoded by the coding sequence ATGGATAATTTTATTAAAAATATAAATATTTTTATTGAAGTTGCAAAGTATAACAGTTTTACAAAAGCTGCTATGAATTTAAATATGCCAAAATCTTATGTTTCACTCGGGATCAAAAAATTAGAAGAACAGGTAGGTGCGAGATTATTTTTTCGCACGACAAGGCAAATACATTTAACCTATGAAGGTAAAGAATACTATGATCGTTGTTTAAGCTTATTATTTCAACTCAATGAAGTAGAAAATTTATTTAAAAAAGATAAGAACAAAATTAAAGGACACTTAAAAATTTCTATACCTAGTAGAATTGCAAGAGTTATTCTTATACCCAATTTACCTAAGTTTTTTTCGAATTTTCCTGAAATTAAACTATCATTATGCTCAACTGATTGTTATGTTAATCTCATACAGGATGGGTATGACTGTGTGGTGAGAGTGGGAGATCTCAAGGATTCTTCGTATATTAGTAAATCAATTGGTGAGCTTAAGATAATTAATTGCGCAAGTGTGGGTTATATCAATCAATTTGGCAAAGCTGAGAGTATTGCTGATTTATCTAAGCACTATATTATCAATTATGCCTCTTCAGATTCTCAGTCACCATCTTTTGAGTATTTTTTTAATGAAAAAACTTATCAAGTTAAGATGAAATCTTTATTAACCGTTAATAATGCAGAGTCTTATATCTCTGCAGCCGTTTCTGATCTAGGGATTATACAAATACCTGAATACGATGTACGTAACTTAATAGAAAAAAATATTCTCTATAAAATTCTAGAGAATTATCAAGCACAATCTATGCCAATAGCATTTCTTTATCCGCATAGAAAACATATTATAAAACCTTTAAATGTCTTTATGGAATGGTTTAAAGAATTGATTCATTCATTTTGCATTAATTGA
- a CDS encoding GNAT family N-acetyltransferase: MSEKKFKTYNIKKMKDFRNFSEKGLGYWYAAYLNNKIVSDLGLYWNSEIARYRDIKTQKEYRKKGISQTLIAFAAHDSKQKRFVIQTEESGMAIQMYKSIGFAYKEKIFGLCRYEKSVWDN, encoded by the coding sequence ATATCCGAAAAAAAGTTTAAAACATATAACATAAAAAAAATGAAAGACTTTCGGAATTTTTCTGAAAAAGGCCTAGGTTACTGGTATGCAGCTTATTTGAATAACAAAATCGTTTCGGATTTGGGTTTGTATTGGAACTCCGAAATTGCACGCTATCGTGATATTAAAACTCAAAAAGAATATAGAAAAAAAGGAATATCACAAACTTTAATTGCTTTTGCAGCCCATGACTCAAAGCAGAAGAGATTTGTAATTCAAACTGAAGAAAGTGGAATGGCTATACAAATGTATAAATCCATTGGTTTTGCCTATAAAGAAAAAATATTTGGCCTATGTCGTTATGAGAAATCAGTCTGGGATAATTAA
- a CDS encoding VOC family protein, with protein sequence MKYLHTMLRVGDLEKSIQFYCEILNFELIRRCDFPEGQFTLAFLKARGDQNNTAELELTYNWGVNRYEIGTGYGHLAYQVESIDVIKNRLNDFNLQLSWGPGKTPNGKQKMAFLTDPDGYKIELLE encoded by the coding sequence ATGAAATATCTTCACACAATGCTACGAGTTGGCGATCTTGAAAAATCAATTCAATTTTATTGTGAAATACTAAATTTCGAACTCATTCGCCGTTGTGATTTTCCAGAAGGCCAATTCACTCTGGCATTTTTAAAAGCGAGAGGTGATCAGAATAACACTGCTGAACTCGAACTCACATACAATTGGGGAGTGAATAGATATGAAATTGGCACGGGTTATGGCCATTTAGCTTATCAAGTCGAATCTATCGATGTAATAAAAAATCGATTGAATGATTTTAATTTACAATTGAGTTGGGGACCAGGAAAAACACCAAATGGCAAACAAAAAATGGCTTTTTTAACGGATCCTGATGGGTATAAAATAGAATTGTTGGAATAA
- the exaC gene encoding acetaldehyde dehydrogenase ExaC — protein sequence MLNSDLEKLGFKNPFRLKYDNFIGGKWVPPVNGKYFENISPIYGKVFSHIARSSEEDIELALNAAHAAKEKWGKYSPQDRANALLKIADKMEENLNLLALAETIDNGKPLRESRAADIPLAIDHFRYFAGCVRAQEGSLSELDNETVAYHFHEPLGVVAQIIPWNFPILMAVWKMAPALAAGNCVVLKPAEQTPASVLVLMELIQDILPPGVLNIVNGFGLEAGKPLASSSRVAKVAFTGETSTGRLIMQYASQNLIPVTLELGGKSPNIFFKDVLAKDDSYLNKAVEGFAMFALNQGEVCTCPSRALVHESIYEEFMERALKRIKAIKQGNPLHEGTMLGAQASKEQMEKILSYIEIGQQEGAKLLTGGRRNIIDGDLSEGYYVEPTVFKGTNNMRVFQEEIFGPVVSVATFKDDEEALHLANDTLYGLGAGIWTRDIGLAYRLGREIKAGRVWTNCYHLYPAHAAFGGYKQSGIGRENHKMMLNHYQHTKNLLVSYSDKALGLF from the coding sequence ATGTTAAATTCTGATCTTGAAAAATTAGGTTTTAAAAATCCGTTTCGCTTAAAATATGACAATTTTATTGGCGGAAAATGGGTTCCTCCTGTAAATGGAAAATACTTTGAAAATATTTCTCCAATTTATGGAAAAGTATTTTCGCATATTGCAAGATCTTCCGAAGAAGATATTGAATTAGCCCTCAATGCAGCACATGCTGCAAAAGAAAAATGGGGAAAATACTCTCCACAAGATAGAGCAAATGCGCTTTTAAAAATTGCTGATAAAATGGAAGAGAATTTAAATCTATTGGCTCTTGCTGAAACAATTGATAATGGAAAACCTCTTAGAGAAAGCAGAGCTGCAGATATTCCATTGGCAATCGATCATTTCAGATATTTTGCAGGCTGTGTTCGCGCTCAAGAAGGAAGTTTAAGTGAACTTGATAACGAAACAGTCGCTTATCATTTTCATGAACCGCTTGGTGTTGTGGCACAAATTATTCCATGGAATTTTCCAATTTTAATGGCTGTATGGAAAATGGCTCCTGCCCTTGCAGCGGGGAACTGTGTCGTTTTAAAACCGGCTGAGCAGACTCCAGCTTCGGTTTTGGTTTTAATGGAATTGATTCAAGATATTCTTCCTCCAGGTGTGCTCAATATCGTCAATGGTTTTGGCTTAGAAGCTGGTAAACCTTTGGCATCCAGCTCAAGAGTGGCAAAAGTTGCATTTACTGGAGAAACATCCACTGGGCGTTTGATTATGCAATATGCTTCGCAAAATTTAATTCCAGTTACTTTAGAGCTCGGTGGTAAATCACCAAATATTTTCTTTAAAGACGTTCTGGCAAAAGATGACTCTTACTTAAATAAAGCAGTTGAAGGCTTTGCCATGTTTGCCCTCAATCAAGGAGAAGTGTGTACGTGTCCTTCGAGAGCATTGGTGCATGAATCCATTTATGAAGAATTTATGGAACGCGCTCTAAAAAGAATAAAAGCAATTAAGCAAGGAAATCCTTTGCATGAAGGAACCATGCTTGGCGCACAAGCTTCTAAAGAACAGATGGAAAAAATTCTATCATATATTGAAATTGGTCAACAAGAAGGTGCGAAATTGCTCACCGGTGGACGAAGAAATATTATAGATGGAGATCTCTCTGAAGGTTATTATGTTGAGCCAACGGTATTTAAGGGAACAAACAATATGCGGGTTTTCCAAGAAGAAATTTTTGGCCCAGTTGTCTCTGTTGCAACCTTTAAAGATGATGAGGAAGCACTCCATTTAGCAAATGACACGCTTTATGGTTTAGGTGCTGGAATTTGGACGCGGGATATTGGTTTGGCTTATCGATTAGGTAGAGAAATAAAGGCAGGCCGCGTTTGGACAAATTGTTATCATTTGTATCCAGCGCATGCCGCTTTTGGCGGATACAAACAATCGGGTATAGGACGTGAAAATCATAAAATGATGTTGAATCATTATCAGCATACAAAGAATTTATTAGTCAGCTACAGTGACAAAGCGCTTGGTCTGTTTTGA